From the genome of Ornithobacterium rhinotracheale, one region includes:
- a CDS encoding FtsX-like permease family protein translates to MKFSQYFAYKIAWGKTSQESLSRNIVRIGQFAVAIGIIVALITLSTGIGAKKEIKQKLADFGGHLTITPYNSNLSMDSDTLHLNPNYYPKFPSKNIEHIQSYAVKSGIIRSKESFDGVLFKGVDAKYDTVRFQKFLKKGHFPKFNPNKISNEVVISQEIANNFYLKVGSTFVMVFINEKNPEAKPIYRKFKVAGIYSTDIELFDKLYVIGDLKQVQRINQWAPDVVGGYELFVPDVDQDLTPVKEEVNNLINYNLIALTATDHFSEIEEWIKIFDTNIFIILFIMLFVVIINMVMVLLILILERTHSIGVLKTLGANNSQIRQIFIAYAVFIMLPGLITGNSIALLLLWIQSEFGIVQLPPENYYISQAPVFLSWQMILLVNLGSILISILALWLPSLLIKRISPTRALKVK, encoded by the coding sequence TTGAAATTTAGCCAATATTTTGCTTATAAAATCGCTTGGGGTAAAACTTCGCAAGAAAGTCTCTCGCGCAATATTGTACGCATTGGGCAATTTGCGGTGGCTATCGGTATCATAGTAGCACTCATTACGCTTTCCACTGGCATTGGTGCCAAAAAGGAAATCAAACAAAAATTGGCCGATTTTGGTGGGCATCTCACCATTACGCCCTATAATAGCAATCTTTCGATGGATTCGGACACCTTACATCTTAATCCTAATTATTATCCCAAATTCCCGTCAAAAAACATAGAACACATTCAAAGCTACGCAGTGAAGAGTGGAATTATTCGCTCTAAAGAGAGTTTTGATGGTGTGCTCTTTAAAGGTGTGGATGCAAAATATGACACTGTAAGATTTCAAAAATTTCTAAAAAAAGGACATTTTCCAAAATTTAATCCTAATAAAATCAGCAACGAAGTCGTTATTTCTCAAGAAATTGCCAATAACTTTTATTTAAAGGTAGGGAGCACTTTTGTCATGGTTTTCATCAATGAAAAAAATCCTGAGGCAAAACCCATTTATCGAAAGTTTAAAGTGGCAGGCATTTACAGCACCGATATTGAGCTATTTGACAAATTGTATGTAATCGGAGATTTGAAACAGGTGCAACGCATCAATCAATGGGCTCCCGATGTGGTGGGCGGCTATGAGCTTTTTGTGCCCGATGTAGACCAAGATTTAACTCCTGTAAAAGAAGAAGTAAATAATTTAATTAATTATAATTTAATTGCACTCACCGCAACCGACCACTTCTCCGAAATCGAAGAGTGGATTAAAATCTTTGATACCAATATTTTCATCATTTTATTTATCATGCTTTTTGTTGTGATAATCAATATGGTGATGGTGCTTTTAATTTTGATTTTAGAGCGTACACATTCGATTGGAGTTTTAAAAACTTTGGGGGCCAATAATTCACAAATCAGGCAGATTTTCATTGCCTACGCAGTCTTTATCATGCTCCCAGGACTCATTACAGGAAACAGCATTGCACTTTTACTTTTATGGATTCAAAGCGAATTTGGTATCGTGCAATTACCGCCCGAAAATTATTATATTTCGCAAGCCCCTGTGTTCTTATCTTGGCAGATGATACTTTTAGTAAATTTAGGCAGTATCCTCATCAGCATTTTAGCTTTGTGGCTACCAAGCCTTTTGATTAAACGCATTAGCCCTACACGTGCCCTAAAAGTGAAATAA
- a CDS encoding exo-beta-N-acetylmuramidase NamZ domain-containing protein: MRFKYTFFSLFLLLIFCKAQEKPSVDTHLVTKCFENPQIKVGAENTKVYLPLLVNKKVGVVTNQTGILPNYGNEHLVDFLLAQKINVKKIFSPEHGFRGKADAGEKVKSGIDEKTSLPIISLYGDNRKPKPSQLQDLEVILFDLQDVGVRFYTYISTLHYVMEAAAEKGIPVIVLDRPNPNAHYIDGPMLEPALRSFVGMHEVPIVYGMTIGEYAQMINGEKWLKNGIQADLTVVSLQNYTHDTPYDLPVKPSPNLPNAQSVNLYPSLCFFEGANVSAGRGTDKQFQIYGSPYLKGYKFKFTPHPNEGAKSPKFNGKTCYGEDLSNHERLNEISLKFLLDAYKKNTKNPFFTVFGGSYWIDKLAGTPSLRKQIIAGWDEAKIKKTWQKGLEKFKKTRAKYLLYP; the protein is encoded by the coding sequence ATGCGGTTCAAATATACATTTTTCAGTTTATTTTTACTATTAATTTTTTGCAAAGCGCAAGAAAAACCATCGGTCGATACTCATTTAGTAACAAAATGTTTTGAAAATCCCCAAATTAAAGTGGGGGCAGAAAACACCAAAGTGTATTTGCCACTGTTAGTCAATAAGAAAGTTGGGGTAGTGACTAATCAAACGGGGATTTTGCCCAATTATGGCAACGAGCATTTAGTGGATTTTCTTTTAGCCCAGAAAATTAATGTAAAAAAGATATTTTCGCCCGAACACGGATTTCGTGGTAAAGCCGATGCAGGTGAGAAAGTGAAAAGTGGTATAGACGAAAAAACGAGTTTGCCTATTATTTCGTTGTATGGCGATAACCGAAAACCAAAACCTAGTCAGTTACAAGATTTAGAGGTGATTCTATTTGATTTGCAAGATGTAGGCGTTCGTTTTTACACCTACATTTCTACCTTGCATTATGTAATGGAAGCCGCTGCAGAAAAAGGAATTCCAGTCATCGTGCTCGATAGACCAAACCCTAATGCGCACTATATCGACGGGCCTATGTTGGAGCCTGCATTGCGTAGCTTTGTCGGCATGCACGAGGTGCCCATTGTGTATGGAATGACGATTGGCGAGTATGCCCAAATGATCAATGGAGAAAAATGGCTTAAAAACGGAATTCAAGCGGATTTAACGGTGGTCTCGTTGCAAAACTACACGCACGACACGCCTTATGATTTGCCTGTGAAACCTTCGCCTAATTTGCCAAATGCCCAATCTGTGAACTTGTATCCAAGTCTTTGTTTTTTTGAAGGAGCCAATGTGAGTGCGGGGCGCGGAACCGATAAGCAGTTTCAAATATATGGTTCACCCTATTTAAAAGGCTATAAATTCAAATTCACCCCTCACCCAAATGAAGGTGCCAAAAGCCCTAAATTTAATGGGAAAACTTGCTATGGCGAAGATTTAAGCAATCATGAACGACTCAATGAAATCAGCCTGAAATTCCTTTTAGACGCGTATAAGAAAAACACCAAAAATCCATTTTTTACCGTTTTTGGTGGTTCTTATTGGATTGATAAATTAGCGGGGACACCATCGCTTAGGAAACAAATCATTGCGGGCTGGGACGAAGCCAAAATCAAGAAAACTTGGCAAAAAGGTTTAGAGAAATTTAAAAAGACCAGAGCTAAATACTTGTTGTACCCTTGA
- a CDS encoding MGMT family protein, which translates to MEDKKDFFGKVYELVKQIPSGRVATYGDIAKRIGSPQSARVVGWAMNASHGLSEEIPAHRVVNRNGQLTGKAHFAHPDLMQKKLEAEGIQVKNDEIINFNEMRWDFKDINERK; encoded by the coding sequence ATGGAAGATAAAAAAGATTTTTTTGGAAAAGTTTATGAATTAGTCAAGCAAATCCCTAGCGGGCGTGTTGCTACATACGGCGATATAGCTAAAAGAATCGGTTCGCCACAGTCGGCTCGGGTCGTGGGTTGGGCGATGAACGCAAGTCATGGATTGAGCGAGGAAATCCCTGCTCATCGTGTAGTCAACAGAAATGGACAGCTCACGGGAAAAGCCCATTTTGCACATCCCGATTTAATGCAAAAAAAACTCGAAGCCGAAGGAATTCAAGTAAAAAACGATGAAATTATAAATTTTAATGAAATGCGTTGGGATTTTAAAGATATAAATGAAAGAAAATAG
- a CDS encoding TonB-dependent receptor: MKNKLHLAAYLLLLFSALSAQELEVKIYDQINFYQILDAKLSINGQSIAPDHGTYRYTPASQLSIKIEKNGYETYEDTFSQKLPEKLFITPLAQKLASVVAQGKNQNLEITQASSDIHEDKILKNSGKDLGKILENVAGVSMLQTGGTISKPIINGLQGTRVVIMNNGSRLESQQWGADHAPEIDPGMAKKITIIKGADAVKYGADALGGIILLSAGDLPYHGDLSGNLTAGYESNGQKYSLSGKMEGSLKSYPHFAWRVQGVAKNSGDLKTADYYLNNTGSREYDFSATLGLDYNTYGVEAFYSRFNTDLGIFYAAHAGNLDDFYGAYSLGKPAITYDFNREIEAPKQSVSHDLAKIKTYFKSDKLGQFDLQYAFQFNHRQEYSRRRGTRTRIPAVDMELKTHTIDFGWHKEYANYWKSALGANYIYQENYNNPSTQAVPLIPNFASEIFGIYAIQKYAQRKWSAEMGARYDYKDMDSKGYDLYGNFYGGRRNFGNFTYSFGLAYQPTHTFYIKSNVGMAWRAPQVNELYSNGLHHGAGNFEVGDKNLNSERGLKWVSSVHFHTKKFSIETDFYWQNIKNYIFNVPTQETKTLFSGIYPIYKYQQTDAVFTGIDADFSYKIIPQLDYRATAAFIWAKNKTTDTYLPNIPPTNISQELVWHKDFDKTLKSLSFGIQHRFTAKQNRYTAANEMPFDAYYVNKLVEITPPAYHLFQASANADFKIKNNNFQVYLVADNLFNKLYKDYNNRFRFFAHDMGRNIQARIVYKF, encoded by the coding sequence ATGAAAAATAAACTACATTTAGCTGCATACCTTTTACTACTTTTCTCTGCCCTATCCGCTCAGGAATTGGAGGTAAAGATTTATGACCAAATTAATTTTTACCAAATCCTTGATGCAAAGCTTAGCATTAATGGGCAAAGCATCGCCCCAGACCACGGCACCTATCGCTACACACCTGCGAGCCAACTCTCTATCAAAATTGAGAAAAATGGCTATGAAACCTATGAAGATACTTTTAGCCAAAAGCTCCCAGAAAAGCTATTCATCACGCCACTAGCTCAAAAGCTGGCAAGCGTGGTGGCACAAGGGAAAAATCAAAATTTAGAAATCACACAAGCTAGCTCTGATATTCATGAAGATAAAATCTTAAAAAACTCAGGAAAGGATTTAGGCAAAATCCTTGAAAATGTGGCAGGTGTGAGTATGCTCCAAACGGGTGGAACGATTTCTAAACCCATCATCAACGGGCTGCAAGGAACTCGCGTAGTGATTATGAATAATGGTTCGCGCCTCGAAAGCCAACAATGGGGTGCAGACCACGCCCCTGAAATCGACCCTGGTATGGCTAAGAAAATCACCATCATCAAAGGCGCCGATGCTGTAAAATACGGCGCCGATGCATTGGGGGGCATTATACTGCTTTCGGCGGGCGACCTGCCCTATCACGGCGACCTCTCTGGCAACTTGACTGCTGGCTATGAGAGCAATGGGCAAAAATATAGCCTCTCTGGAAAAATGGAAGGTAGCCTAAAATCTTACCCACATTTTGCGTGGCGCGTGCAAGGAGTCGCTAAAAACTCGGGAGACTTAAAAACCGCTGATTACTATTTAAACAACACAGGAAGCCGCGAATACGATTTTTCAGCAACTTTAGGTTTAGATTACAACACCTACGGAGTAGAAGCGTTTTATAGTAGATTTAATACAGATTTGGGCATTTTCTACGCAGCGCACGCAGGGAATTTAGACGATTTTTATGGGGCTTATTCATTAGGCAAACCTGCTATAACTTATGATTTCAATCGTGAAATCGAGGCTCCCAAACAATCCGTTTCGCATGATTTAGCCAAAATTAAAACTTACTTTAAATCAGATAAATTGGGGCAATTTGATTTGCAATATGCCTTTCAGTTTAATCACAGACAAGAATATAGCCGTCGCCGTGGAACACGCACCAGAATCCCTGCCGTAGATATGGAACTTAAAACGCACACCATAGATTTCGGTTGGCATAAAGAGTATGCCAATTATTGGAAATCTGCATTGGGAGCAAATTACATTTATCAAGAAAATTACAACAATCCGAGCACGCAAGCCGTGCCACTGATTCCTAATTTCGCATCTGAAATATTTGGGATTTATGCAATTCAAAAATACGCTCAACGAAAATGGAGTGCAGAAATGGGAGCAAGATATGATTACAAAGACATGGATTCCAAAGGCTATGATTTGTATGGAAACTTTTATGGTGGACGCCGAAATTTTGGAAATTTCACTTATAGTTTTGGCTTAGCTTATCAGCCTACACACACATTTTACATCAAGTCTAATGTAGGCATGGCATGGCGTGCCCCACAAGTGAATGAGCTATACAGCAACGGGCTACATCACGGTGCAGGAAACTTTGAAGTAGGGGATAAAAACTTAAACTCCGAGCGTGGACTGAAATGGGTGAGTTCAGTACATTTTCATACTAAAAAATTTAGTATTGAAACTGATTTTTATTGGCAAAATATTAAAAATTATATTTTTAATGTGCCTACGCAAGAAACCAAAACGCTTTTTTCTGGGATTTATCCTATTTATAAATACCAGCAAACGGATGCGGTGTTTACGGGAATTGATGCTGATTTTTCTTACAAAATAATTCCGCAATTGGATTATCGTGCAACGGCTGCATTTATTTGGGCTAAAAATAAAACTACCGATACTTATTTGCCCAACATTCCGCCTACCAACATAAGCCAAGAGCTAGTGTGGCACAAGGATTTTGACAAGACATTAAAGTCTTTATCATTTGGCATTCAGCATAGATTTACAGCAAAACAAAACCGCTATACTGCGGCAAACGAAATGCCTTTTGATGCATATTATGTGAATAAATTAGTTGAAATCACTCCGCCTGCTTATCATTTGTTCCAAGCTTCGGCAAATGCAGATTTCAAAATTAAAAATAACAATTTTCAGGTTTATTTAGTCGCAGATAATTTGTTCAACAAATTGTATAAGGACTACAACAACCGCTTTAGATTTTTTGCCCACGATATGGGCAGAAATATTCAAGCAAGAATCGTATATAAATTTTAA
- a CDS encoding aconitate hydratase, with amino-acid sequence MAFDIDMIKGVYARAKQRIDKAREIVGRPLTHAEKILYSHLSQGEATEAYERGKSYVDFAPDRIACQDATAQMALLQFMQAGKSKVAVPTTVHCDHLIQAKEGASKDLQHALSQSHEVFRFLESVSNKYGIGFWKPGAGIIHQVVLENYAFPGGMMIGTDSHTPNAGGLGMVAIGVGGADAVDVMAGMPWELKFPKLIGIHLKGKLNGWTAPKDIILKVAEILTVKGGTGAIVEYFGEGAQSISCTGKGTICNMGAEIGATCSTFGYDESMERYLRATDRADVADAANEIKDYLTADPEVYQNPEKYFDQIIEIDLNDLKPHLNGPFTPDLGTQAGKDMTQKATENGWPLEVEWGLIGSCTNSSYEDLTRAASIAKQALEAGVKPKADFGINPGSEQIRYTAERDGLLKTFEDLGATIFTNACGPCIGQWARYSDPKNAPKNSIVHSFNRNFSKRADGNPNTHAFVASPEMVAAIAISGRLDFDPTTDTLTNEKGEAVKLNPPTGDELPKKGFAVDDAGYQAPVEDGSNVEVVVDPNSERLQILPPFEPIGKNITGAKLLIKAFGKCTTDHISMAGPWLRFRGHLDNISNNCLIGAVNAFNRETNLVKNQLTGEYGPVPEVQRAYKAAGVPTIVVGDQNYGEGSSREHAAMEPRHLGVVAVIVKSFARIHETNLKKQGALALTFNNEADYDLILEDDTFNFIDLGEFAPDKQLHLEVVHKDGSKDIITLNHTYNQSQIEWFNAGSALNLIKAQNA; translated from the coding sequence ATGGCATTTGATATTGATATGATTAAAGGCGTGTACGCCAGAGCCAAACAACGAATCGACAAAGCGCGAGAAATTGTAGGCCGCCCGCTCACACACGCCGAAAAAATTCTTTATTCACATTTATCTCAAGGCGAAGCAACTGAAGCTTACGAGCGCGGAAAGTCTTATGTAGACTTTGCGCCCGATAGAATTGCGTGCCAAGATGCGACTGCACAAATGGCACTTTTGCAATTTATGCAAGCAGGGAAAAGCAAAGTTGCTGTGCCCACCACCGTGCACTGCGACCACCTAATTCAGGCAAAGGAAGGCGCTTCCAAAGACCTCCAACACGCGCTAAGCCAATCGCACGAAGTTTTTAGATTCCTAGAATCCGTATCCAATAAATATGGCATTGGCTTCTGGAAACCAGGTGCAGGAATTATCCACCAAGTAGTGCTTGAAAATTATGCTTTCCCAGGCGGAATGATGATTGGCACCGACTCCCACACGCCCAATGCTGGCGGGCTGGGAATGGTAGCCATCGGCGTAGGAGGAGCCGATGCCGTAGATGTAATGGCAGGTATGCCGTGGGAACTAAAATTCCCAAAACTTATAGGCATTCACCTAAAAGGCAAACTCAATGGCTGGACAGCCCCCAAAGACATAATCCTAAAAGTAGCCGAAATCCTCACCGTGAAAGGCGGCACAGGTGCAATCGTTGAATACTTCGGCGAGGGCGCTCAATCCATCTCCTGCACGGGTAAAGGCACCATTTGCAATATGGGCGCAGAAATCGGGGCTACTTGCTCTACTTTCGGTTATGATGAGTCTATGGAGCGTTACTTGAGAGCGACAGATCGCGCCGATGTGGCTGATGCTGCCAATGAAATCAAAGATTACTTAACAGCCGACCCAGAAGTTTACCAAAACCCTGAAAAATATTTCGACCAAATTATCGAAATCGATTTAAATGACTTAAAACCTCATTTAAACGGACCGTTTACGCCAGATTTAGGAACACAAGCAGGAAAAGACATGACCCAAAAAGCCACCGAAAATGGCTGGCCACTAGAAGTAGAATGGGGATTGATTGGCTCTTGTACCAACTCTTCTTACGAAGACCTAACCCGTGCCGCCTCCATCGCGAAACAAGCGCTTGAAGCTGGCGTAAAGCCCAAAGCAGACTTTGGCATCAACCCAGGTTCTGAGCAAATTAGATACACTGCCGAGCGCGACGGGCTATTAAAAACATTTGAAGACTTAGGCGCTACGATATTCACTAATGCCTGCGGCCCTTGCATTGGGCAGTGGGCTAGGTATAGCGACCCTAAAAATGCACCTAAAAACTCCATCGTTCACTCGTTTAATAGAAACTTCTCTAAACGCGCCGATGGCAACCCTAACACCCACGCCTTTGTAGCTTCGCCAGAAATGGTAGCTGCTATTGCGATTTCAGGGCGATTAGACTTTGACCCAACTACTGATACACTCACCAATGAAAAGGGCGAGGCCGTGAAACTAAACCCTCCCACTGGCGATGAGCTACCCAAAAAAGGCTTTGCCGTAGATGATGCGGGCTACCAAGCTCCTGTGGAAGATGGCAGCAATGTAGAAGTAGTGGTGGACCCAAATTCCGAGAGATTGCAAATTTTACCCCCTTTTGAGCCCATTGGCAAAAACATTACAGGGGCTAAACTTTTAATCAAAGCCTTTGGCAAATGCACTACCGACCATATCTCTATGGCGGGCCCTTGGCTAAGATTCCGTGGGCATCTTGATAATATTTCAAACAACTGCCTGATTGGTGCGGTGAACGCATTTAATAGAGAGACCAACCTTGTTAAAAATCAATTAACGGGAGAATACGGCCCTGTGCCTGAGGTGCAACGAGCCTATAAAGCGGCGGGTGTTCCCACCATTGTTGTGGGCGACCAAAATTACGGCGAAGGCTCTTCCAGAGAGCACGCTGCAATGGAGCCACGGCATTTGGGCGTGGTGGCTGTAATCGTGAAGTCTTTTGCAAGAATCCACGAAACCAATCTTAAAAAACAAGGCGCGCTGGCACTTACCTTTAACAATGAGGCTGATTACGATTTAATTCTAGAAGACGACACTTTCAACTTTATAGACTTAGGCGAATTTGCCCCAGACAAGCAGCTACACCTTGAAGTGGTGCATAAAGATGGCTCAAAAGACATCATTACGCTTAACCACACTTACAACCAAAGCCAAATTGAATGGTTTAATGCAGGTTCTGCACTTAACCTAATTAAAGCACAAAACGCTTAA
- a CDS encoding nucleoid-associated protein — translation MIESISVHKVGNKTQDNTLIISEFPALVASEDVPVLEAYFTKYFKSEELFRFDTSPEVGENQVMAQVAKIFENPEYAHEASEQLAQRLFDYSEHPRIKPGEFYLVYFSSIEYRNEIVQAVGLFKTETHEQFLKVYPKNEGYTIELHEGISTKKIDKGCIIYNTDKEDGYRVYVIDKATGGEEAHFWVDGFLQLSQVENNYFSTDYVMRTCRDFVMQQMPEEFDVTRVDQADLLNRSIDFFKQQEKFEHDKFCNQVFGSDELIESFEGYVQQCNNDFEVDLKDNFSLDKTAVKKQNRLFKSVIKLDKDFHIYVHGDRKKISREEDSKGKYYKIYFDEEK, via the coding sequence ATGATTGAAAGTATTTCGGTGCATAAGGTGGGGAATAAAACGCAAGATAATACCCTGATTATTTCAGAATTTCCCGCACTTGTAGCGAGTGAGGATGTGCCCGTTTTGGAAGCCTATTTTACTAAATATTTCAAGAGTGAGGAGCTTTTTCGCTTTGATACTTCGCCAGAAGTGGGCGAAAATCAGGTGATGGCGCAGGTGGCAAAGATTTTTGAAAACCCTGAATATGCGCACGAGGCCTCGGAGCAATTGGCGCAACGCCTTTTTGACTATTCGGAACACCCAAGAATTAAGCCAGGGGAGTTTTATCTCGTGTATTTCAGCTCCATAGAATACCGAAACGAAATTGTGCAGGCCGTGGGACTCTTCAAAACCGAAACGCACGAGCAATTTCTAAAAGTGTACCCTAAAAACGAGGGCTATACTATTGAATTGCACGAGGGGATTTCAACCAAGAAAATAGACAAAGGTTGTATTATTTATAACACCGATAAAGAAGACGGCTATCGTGTCTATGTCATAGATAAAGCAACCGGCGGCGAGGAAGCACATTTTTGGGTAGATGGTTTTTTGCAGCTCTCTCAGGTGGAAAACAATTATTTTAGCACCGATTATGTGATGAGGACTTGCCGAGATTTCGTGATGCAACAAATGCCCGAGGAATTTGATGTTACGCGCGTGGACCAAGCAGATTTGCTCAATCGTTCGATAGATTTTTTTAAACAACAAGAGAAATTTGAACACGATAAATTCTGCAATCAAGTCTTTGGTAGTGATGAGCTTATTGAAAGTTTTGAGGGCTATGTGCAGCAGTGCAACAACGATTTTGAGGTGGATTTAAAAGACAATTTTTCGCTAGACAAAACAGCTGTGAAAAAGCAAAATCGATTGTTTAAAAGTGTCATAAAGCTGGATAAAGATTTCCACATCTATGTCCACGGAGACCGCAAGAAAATCTCTCGAGAGGAGGATAGTAAAGGGAAATATTATAAAATCTATTTTGACGAGGAAAAGTAA
- a CDS encoding DUF4982 domain-containing protein gives MKRIGLWLMSLLWVAHLSAQNRSNILLEKDWRFTREDDTSFSNEKLNDSKWQKVRIPHDWAIYGPFDIENDIQRTAIKQDGQEAPIAHAGRTGGLPFVGVGWYRRAFDLPSFNDNQKVYIQFDGAMSHAQVFVNGKKVGIWPYGYNTFYFDVTPFVRKGKNELAVRLENKTQQSRWYPGAGLYRNVHLITTNKIHIPIWGVQITTPVIEKDFAQIKVKTQVDKGGQKTGTFWVQTEIVNPQGQVVKTEKKELDKYAVDNTIQQDIYVDRPELWDTENPNLYKAITKLYHNQTLEDEYTTTFGIRSIEVKPNDGFYLNGKKIMIQGACMHHDLGPLGGAVNEAAIRRQIRMLKDMGVNAIRTSHNMPAPEYVKLANEMGMMLAVETFDEWGIPKVENGYHLEFKDWAKKDLENVVKHYRNDPSVIMWFIGNEVEEQSNPQGAKVARQLQDIIHYLDKTRPVSNGMDRPDHVLKNNMAATLDVAGFNYRPHKYQEEYKTLPQQIILGSETASTISSRGVYKFPVERQSMPKYKDQQISSYDLSHCSWSNLPEDDWIVQEDLPYTIGEFIWTGFDYLGEPTPYYSEWPAHSSYFGAIDLAGIPKDRFYLYRSHWNKGQETLHILPHWNWKGREGQITPVFVYTNYPTAELFINGKSQGKRTKQNVDLDASGTDEAKKNLERQKRYRLMWMDTKYEPGTLKVVAYDKDGKAVAEKEIHTAGTPHHFKMTVENPSIKADGKDLSFVMIEVVDKDGNLVPDYNELANFKVSGAGTYRAGANGDPTCVDQFHLPKMHFFNGKLVAIIQAKEKAGKATLQVKAKGVKTGKVNIEVK, from the coding sequence ATGAAAAGAATAGGACTTTGGCTAATGAGCCTTTTATGGGTAGCCCATCTTTCGGCACAAAATCGCAGTAACATTTTGCTTGAAAAAGATTGGCGCTTCACCCGAGAAGATGATACCTCCTTCTCAAACGAAAAATTAAACGATAGTAAATGGCAAAAAGTGCGTATTCCGCATGATTGGGCAATTTATGGTCCGTTTGACATCGAAAACGATATTCAGCGCACTGCCATAAAGCAAGATGGACAAGAGGCTCCGATTGCGCATGCAGGTAGAACGGGCGGATTGCCATTTGTGGGCGTAGGCTGGTATCGCAGAGCTTTTGATTTGCCTTCGTTCAATGATAATCAAAAAGTCTACATTCAATTTGATGGAGCCATGAGCCATGCGCAAGTTTTTGTGAATGGCAAGAAAGTAGGCATTTGGCCTTATGGGTACAATACTTTTTATTTTGATGTTACGCCGTTTGTGCGCAAGGGCAAAAACGAATTGGCGGTGCGCTTGGAGAATAAAACCCAACAATCTCGCTGGTATCCTGGTGCGGGATTATACCGAAATGTGCATTTAATCACGACGAATAAAATTCATATCCCCATCTGGGGCGTGCAAATTACTACGCCTGTCATCGAGAAAGATTTTGCCCAAATTAAGGTGAAAACTCAGGTGGATAAAGGAGGGCAAAAGACTGGAACTTTCTGGGTGCAAACCGAAATTGTGAATCCGCAAGGGCAAGTAGTTAAGACTGAAAAAAAAGAATTAGACAAATATGCCGTAGACAATACCATTCAGCAAGACATTTATGTAGATCGCCCAGAGTTGTGGGATACCGAGAACCCTAATCTATACAAAGCCATCACCAAGCTATATCATAACCAAACGCTGGAAGATGAGTACACCACTACCTTCGGGATTCGTAGCATTGAGGTGAAGCCAAACGATGGATTTTATCTAAATGGTAAAAAAATCATGATTCAAGGGGCATGTATGCACCACGATTTAGGCCCACTCGGGGGCGCAGTGAATGAGGCAGCCATTCGCCGCCAAATCCGTATGCTCAAAGATATGGGAGTAAATGCGATTAGAACTTCGCATAACATGCCTGCACCTGAGTATGTGAAACTTGCCAACGAGATGGGGATGATGCTCGCCGTGGAAACTTTTGACGAGTGGGGCATTCCGAAAGTAGAGAATGGCTATCATTTAGAATTTAAAGACTGGGCTAAAAAGGATTTAGAAAATGTGGTAAAACACTACCGCAACGACCCAAGTGTGATTATGTGGTTCATTGGAAACGAAGTGGAGGAGCAGAGTAATCCACAAGGGGCTAAAGTTGCTAGACAATTGCAAGATATAATTCATTATTTAGACAAAACTCGTCCTGTTTCCAACGGAATGGATAGGCCAGACCATGTGCTGAAAAACAATATGGCTGCCACGCTTGATGTAGCGGGATTTAACTATCGTCCGCACAAGTATCAGGAAGAGTACAAAACCTTACCGCAGCAAATCATTTTAGGGAGCGAAACCGCTTCCACCATCAGTTCGCGTGGCGTGTATAAATTTCCTGTGGAAAGACAATCAATGCCTAAGTATAAAGATCAGCAAATTTCATCATACGATTTGTCACACTGTTCATGGTCGAACTTGCCAGAGGATGATTGGATAGTGCAAGAGGACTTGCCATACACCATTGGCGAATTCATCTGGACAGGCTTCGATTACCTAGGTGAGCCTACCCCATATTACTCCGAATGGCCAGCACATAGCTCCTATTTTGGCGCGATAGACCTAGCAGGAATTCCAAAAGATAGATTTTACCTATACCGAAGCCATTGGAATAAAGGGCAAGAAACCCTACACATTTTGCCACACTGGAACTGGAAAGGAAGAGAAGGGCAAATTACGCCTGTTTTCGTTTACACCAATTATCCTACGGCAGAGCTATTCATCAATGGGAAAAGCCAAGGAAAACGAACCAAGCAAAATGTGGATTTAGACGCAAGCGGAACCGATGAAGCGAAAAAGAATCTCGAACGCCAAAAACGCTATCGCCTTATGTGGATGGATACCAAATACGAGCCAGGAACGCTCAAAGTAGTTGCCTATGATAAAGACGGGAAAGCCGTGGCAGAGAAAGAAATCCATACCGCAGGCACTCCCCACCATTTTAAAATGACGGTGGAAAATCCAAGCATCAAAGCTGATGGAAAAGATTTATCTTTTGTGATGATTGAAGTGGTGGACAAAGACGGAAACTTAGTGCCAGATTATAACGAATTAGCAAATTTTAAAGTTTCTGGAGCGGGAACTTATCGTGCAGGAGCCAATGGAGACCCCACTTGTGTGGATCAGTTTCATTTGCCTAAGATGCATTTCTTCAATGGCAAGCTTGTAGCAATCATTCAGGCCAAGGAGAAGGCAGGTAAGGCAACGCTACAAGTAAAGGCCAAAGGCGTGAAAACAGGCAAAGTAAACATTGAGGTGAAGTAG